The Moorena producens PAL-8-15-08-1 genomic interval TTCCCAGATATTGCTCTGAACTACCTGTGACAGACCTACAAATGCCTGACCCAGTAAATCTCCTGGCCACTGGGGTAAGGCAACAATTCCTTGTGGCCAAGGGGCTATCCCCAAAATCCATGCCAGTAATGCGGTGGCGAGAATACCCCACAGGAGGGCTCCGGTAATGCGTCGAGCGATCAAGGCTGAGGTAATTAGAATCCCGACAATGGTTACTAATGTGGCTGGCTCAGTCAAATTTCCCAAGGTAGTGGTAGTTGCCTGAGACTGAGCAATGATACCTGAGCTATTGAGACCAATATAAGCAATAAATAAACCAATGCCTGTGGTGGTGGCTTGTTTAATGCATTCGGGAATCCCAGTCACAATTTTACGGCGAACCCCAGTAACCGTAAGCACTATAAAAATTAGTCCTTCAATCAAAACCGCAGCCAGAGCAACCCGCCAATCTATGCCTAAACCCAACACTACTGAAAAGGTAAAGTAGGCATTGAGACCCATGCCTGGTGCTAGGGCAAATGGATATTTGGCATAGAGTCCCATCACTAGGGTTGCCAAAGCAGCTGAAATCCCGGTGGCAATCACTAGTTCCCCAAACAAATCCTTGGGTTGTTGGAGGAAAATGGCATTGGACAAAATATCGGGATTGACCACGAGAATGTATGCCATGGTGACAAAAGTGGTTACTCCTGCCAGAATCTCCGTAGTAAGTTTGGCTTGATGTT includes:
- a CDS encoding NCS2 family permease encodes the protein MAPESDPLTEPRKVVEDTNVIAKFFQFHQHQAKLTTEILAGVTTFVTMAYILVVNPDILSNAIFLQQPKDLFGELVIATGISAALATLVMGLYAKYPFALAPGMGLNAYFTFSVVLGLGIDWRVALAAVLIEGLIFIVLTVTGVRRKIVTGIPECIKQATTTGIGLFIAYIGLNSSGIIAQSQATTTTLGNLTEPATLVTIVGILITSALIARRITGALLWGILATALLAWILGIAPWPQGIVALPQWPGDLLGQAFVGLSQVVQSNIWELLSILFVLLFVDLFDTVGTLTGLGVKAGYINQKGEFAHGSRAFMADAIGTTAGAILGTSTVTTYIESASGLLEGGRTGLTAVVTAILFALSIVFIPFLSAIPSFATAPALVMVGVLMIPSVIKIHWDDPAESIPSFLTILIMPLSYSIADGLAVGLITFPLLKAFQGKAHETTIAMWILATVFILKFAFVGA